A window of the Polaribacter batillariae genome harbors these coding sequences:
- a CDS encoding restriction endonuclease subunit M, with amino-acid sequence MQKQQKTDKNYMRAYNNEEEVKIHLVLPWLEKLGYKREYMEFEKTIKINEGRKTKSIFADIVVYTDKKLETPLIVVDTKSPSEILSKNGRDQVISYARLLPKIAPIAILTNGNSSQVYQTLDKSRIKELPKRKDLLSDFVGAVLSKNIQDVLRQEAAKELFTIDDVSTFKDLLKKCHNIIRNNEGYDPIQAFDELSKILFAKMYEEQYNKDSNRFTSEIYDRTLKELNVNIVQQQFSEIQKVKGFRDLFPENTTIKLKDRTIKDIVAIFESYDLTLTNFDVKGEAFEYFLGDTFTGGLGEYFTPRNVVEFIVESISPKIGERIVDPFCGTGGFLIYAFEKISEKIRLNDFSDEEKSKWKKVLSDKSLYGTDWKARTAQACKMNMIVHGDGNTGVFQHDGFKNVEDKIVEEKFDICFTNPPFGANETDSEILNSFVLGDGRNSQAREILAIERCLNLVKKETGIVAFVLPDGILNGDRNSYVREYIQREAKVLAVIGLNKETFQGYSTSVKTSVVILQRKKEPNEEISKEIFMAVCTNTGYAPTGLQVTGNQLPDILFDFKNYRKDGNNDPIFKYTKIVHINSLTSRLDAERYIPIEEEFNFEKPSVVSENLFHEINILSKEITSIQKSMQKSFEKKDFDFFKAEKLFSPVTNKISIKSDQEYVRLGISGKGNGVFKKDPVNGSEIKASKLNQVKSGWFVYSRLFAHNGSFSFITNETAGGVFSGEFPTFELQFDKYEKEDLLEYLSFYFVSPQIISLINRLTTGSTKESRARFKEAQFLNLYAPIPKKEEDFLEIVSAIRQINQFKKDIINLYERLDDLPISYRATFPIYEK; translated from the coding sequence TTGCAAAAACAGCAAAAAACAGATAAAAACTATATGCGAGCATACAATAATGAAGAAGAAGTAAAAATTCATTTAGTCCTTCCTTGGTTAGAAAAATTAGGATATAAGAGGGAATATATGGAGTTTGAAAAAACTATCAAAATTAATGAAGGTCGCAAAACAAAATCTATTTTTGCTGATATTGTTGTTTATACCGACAAAAAGCTAGAAACACCTCTAATAGTTGTAGATACTAAATCTCCGAGTGAAATACTTTCTAAAAATGGTAGAGACCAAGTTATAAGCTATGCAAGATTATTACCTAAAATTGCTCCGATAGCCATTTTAACAAATGGAAATAGTTCGCAAGTTTATCAAACTTTAGATAAATCAAGAATAAAAGAACTACCAAAAAGAAAAGATTTACTGTCAGATTTTGTTGGTGCTGTATTAAGTAAGAATATTCAAGACGTTTTAAGGCAGGAAGCTGCTAAAGAATTGTTTACAATTGATGATGTTTCTACTTTTAAAGATTTACTAAAAAAATGCCATAATATCATTAGAAATAATGAAGGATATGACCCCATACAAGCATTTGATGAATTATCGAAGATTCTATTTGCTAAAATGTATGAAGAACAATATAACAAAGATTCAAATAGATTTACTTCAGAGATATATGACAGGACTTTAAAGGAATTAAATGTAAATATTGTTCAGCAGCAATTTAGTGAAATTCAAAAAGTAAAAGGCTTTAGAGATTTATTTCCTGAAAACACAACCATAAAACTTAAAGATAGAACAATAAAAGACATTGTTGCCATATTTGAAAGTTATGATTTAACTCTGACTAATTTTGACGTTAAAGGCGAAGCATTTGAATATTTTTTAGGCGACACTTTTACTGGAGGTCTTGGAGAATATTTTACTCCTAGAAATGTTGTTGAATTTATTGTTGAATCCATTTCACCCAAAATTGGAGAAAGAATTGTTGACCCATTTTGCGGAACAGGTGGTTTTTTAATTTACGCTTTTGAAAAGATAAGCGAAAAAATTAGGTTAAATGATTTCTCTGACGAAGAAAAATCAAAATGGAAAAAGGTTTTATCAGACAAATCTCTTTACGGAACGGATTGGAAAGCAAGAACTGCCCAAGCTTGTAAAATGAATATGATTGTTCATGGAGATGGTAACACAGGTGTTTTCCAACATGATGGTTTTAAAAATGTTGAGGATAAAATTGTAGAAGAAAAATTTGATATTTGCTTTACAAACCCTCCTTTTGGTGCAAATGAAACAGACTCTGAAATTCTTAATTCATTTGTATTAGGAGATGGTCGTAATTCACAAGCTAGAGAAATTTTAGCAATTGAAAGGTGTCTAAATTTAGTAAAAAAAGAAACTGGAATTGTTGCTTTTGTATTACCAGATGGAATCTTAAATGGCGATAGAAATTCATATGTTCGAGAATATATTCAAAGAGAAGCAAAAGTTCTAGCTGTCATCGGTCTAAATAAAGAAACCTTTCAAGGTTATAGTACATCAGTTAAAACTTCTGTAGTTATTTTACAGAGAAAGAAAGAACCAAATGAAGAGATTTCTAAAGAAATTTTCATGGCAGTATGCACAAATACTGGTTATGCTCCAACTGGTTTACAAGTAACAGGAAATCAGTTGCCCGATATTTTATTTGACTTTAAGAATTATCGTAAAGATGGGAATAATGACCCTATTTTTAAATACACAAAAATTGTTCATATTAATAGCCTTACTTCTCGATTAGATGCAGAAAGATATATTCCCATTGAAGAAGAATTTAATTTTGAGAAACCAAGTGTAGTATCTGAAAATCTCTTTCATGAAATAAATATATTATCTAAAGAAATCACAAGCATCCAAAAATCTATGCAAAAATCTTTTGAGAAAAAAGATTTTGATTTCTTTAAAGCTGAAAAATTATTCTCTCCTGTAACTAATAAAATTTCTATTAAATCGGACCAAGAATATGTGCGTTTAGGAATTAGTGGAAAAGGTAATGGAGTATTTAAAAAAGACCCTGTCAATGGTTCTGAAATAAAAGCTTCCAAATTAAATCAAGTAAAATCTGGATGGTTTGTATATAGTCGTCTGTTTGCTCACAACGGTTCATTTTCTTTTATCACTAACGAAACTGCTGGAGGAGTTTTTTCGGGAGAATTTCCGACGTTTGAATTACAATTTGATAAATATGAAAAAGAAGATTTATTAGAATATTTATCTTTTTATTTTGTTAGCCCACAAATTATTTCTCTAATCAACCGACTTACAACAGGTTCAACAAAAGAAAGTAGAGCAAGATTTAAAGAAGCTCAATTTTTGAATTTATATGCTCCCATACCTAAAAAAGAAGAAGATTTT
- a CDS encoding ABC transporter ATP-binding protein yields MLKVKHISFGYTKNKTVLENFNFTLKEGEHLCIMGESGCGKSTLLKIIYGLLDLQKGTIFWKENQVLGPKKYLVPGMDFFKYVAQDFDLMPYISVSENIKKHLSRFYPEESEKRTQELLEVIEMKAFENTKVKNLSGGQKQRVAIARALAKEPELLLLDEPFGQIDNFKKNSLRRRLFAYLKEKNIACIVATHDKNDALSFADRLIVIRHQKIIANDSPKEIYHNPKKKYIAALFDDVNEITIDGKTHLFYPHQIKIVENSDKKAIVLNAYFKGAYWLIEADFKNTTIYFNSVKPFNNKKEVALSFLDK; encoded by the coding sequence ATGCTAAAAGTTAAACATATTTCTTTCGGTTATACAAAAAACAAAACCGTTTTAGAGAATTTCAACTTCACCTTAAAAGAAGGAGAACATTTGTGCATTATGGGCGAAAGTGGTTGTGGAAAATCGACACTTTTAAAAATAATTTATGGGCTGTTAGATTTACAAAAAGGAACTATTTTTTGGAAAGAAAACCAGGTTTTAGGACCAAAAAAATATTTAGTGCCAGGAATGGATTTTTTTAAATACGTAGCACAAGATTTCGATCTAATGCCTTACATTTCTGTGTCCGAAAATATCAAAAAACATTTGTCTCGTTTTTATCCAGAAGAAAGCGAAAAAAGAACACAAGAATTACTGGAAGTTATCGAGATGAAAGCTTTTGAAAACACAAAGGTTAAAAATTTAAGTGGCGGGCAAAAACAACGTGTCGCCATTGCAAGAGCGCTCGCAAAAGAGCCAGAATTGTTGTTGTTAGACGAACCTTTTGGGCAGATAGACAACTTTAAAAAAAACTCTTTAAGAAGACGTTTATTTGCTTATTTAAAAGAAAAAAACATTGCTTGTATTGTGGCAACTCACGATAAAAACGACGCACTTTCTTTTGCGGATAGATTAATTGTAATTCGTCATCAAAAAATAATTGCCAACGATTCTCCAAAAGAAATTTACCACAATCCGAAAAAAAAATACATTGCAGCTTTGTTTGATGATGTAAACGAAATTACAATCGACGGAAAAACACATCTATTCTATCCACATCAAATTAAAATTGTAGAAAATTCCGACAAAAAAGCCATCGTTCTCAATGCTTATTTTAAAGGTGCTTATTGGCTAATTGAAGCTGATTTTAAAAACACGACTATCTATTTTAATAGTGTTAAACCTTTTAATAATAAAAAAGAAGTAGCACTATCTTTTTTAGATAAATAA
- a CDS encoding M20/M25/M40 family metallo-hydrolase, which translates to MKRFSTIVSVLIILGVIYWSFSDAKPSLESNTTNVITDFSIDNALLHLKNISKKAHFVGTQEHQKVQNYIKNELTKLGLETKIETQTAVNTKWFAATTTQNIMARLKGSGNGKALLLLTHYDSDPHSSLGASDAGSGVATILEGVRAFLAKNKTPKNDIIILISDAEELGLLGAKAFVNQHHWAKDVGLVLNFEARGSGGPSYMLMETNGKNSKLLSEFIAAKPNYPAANSLMYAIYKKLPNDTDLTVFREDANINGFNFAFVGDHFDYHTTQDSYERLNRETLLHQADYFTTTLNYFSNSDLTNLNSDEDFVYVNFPFTKLISYPFSWIIPMLIIALILFITLLFFGFLFNKITLKGILKGFVFFLVSLILCGGISFGLWKLLLIIHPHYTDILHGFTYNGYTYILAFTFLNLWLLFTIYKRASKEEKTTNLLIAPIFIWLLINFLIGVYLKGASFFIIPVFSGLLILAIAIFLNLEDKSKRILFTILSIPTIYIFAPWVKIFPVGLGLKILFLSAIFIVLIFGLMLLTFHQKKSFWTQKWSGVLAILFFGIATYNSDFSIDNKKPNSLVYIENSDAKTAYFGTYNNTLDSYTKQIFKDNFVKGSIENAETNSKYNTRFKFHKKTAFKNISSAKISIELDTIINSKRFLELVVIPNRKINKIEFLTKTALKIQQFKVNDVLVNNGKSYKVKNGTFLTYYLAKQDKEVVLSFVVNATEKLELIVNEISNDLLTNKNFNIKPRTEEMMPMPFVTNDAIIITKRLKL; encoded by the coding sequence ATGAAAAGATTTTCTACCATTGTTTCTGTTCTTATTATTTTGGGGGTTATTTATTGGAGTTTTTCTGATGCAAAACCTTCTTTAGAAAGCAATACCACTAATGTTATAACAGATTTTTCTATCGACAATGCACTTCTTCATTTAAAAAACATTAGTAAAAAAGCACATTTTGTGGGTACTCAAGAGCATCAAAAAGTGCAAAATTACATTAAAAACGAACTTACCAAACTGGGTTTAGAAACCAAAATTGAAACGCAAACAGCCGTTAACACCAAGTGGTTTGCAGCCACAACTACCCAAAATATTATGGCGCGTTTAAAAGGTTCTGGAAACGGAAAAGCACTGCTATTATTAACGCATTACGATTCGGATCCACATTCTTCTTTAGGTGCAAGTGATGCTGGCTCTGGAGTGGCGACCATTTTAGAAGGAGTTAGAGCTTTTTTAGCGAAAAACAAAACACCCAAAAACGATATTATTATTTTAATTTCTGATGCTGAAGAATTAGGTTTGCTAGGAGCAAAAGCTTTCGTAAACCAACATCATTGGGCCAAAGATGTTGGTTTGGTTTTAAATTTTGAAGCCAGAGGTAGTGGAGGACCTTCTTATATGCTAATGGAAACCAATGGAAAAAACAGCAAGTTATTATCGGAATTTATTGCAGCAAAACCAAATTACCCAGCAGCAAACTCGTTAATGTATGCTATTTATAAAAAATTGCCAAACGATACAGATTTAACTGTTTTTAGAGAAGATGCCAATATAAACGGATTTAATTTTGCGTTTGTTGGCGACCATTTCGATTACCATACAACACAAGATTCTTACGAACGTTTAAACAGAGAAACCCTTTTACATCAGGCAGATTATTTTACAACTACTTTAAATTATTTTTCGAATTCTGATTTAACAAACTTAAATTCTGATGAAGATTTTGTGTACGTAAATTTTCCTTTCACAAAGTTAATAAGCTACCCTTTTTCTTGGATAATACCCATGTTAATTATTGCATTAATACTATTTATAACCTTACTTTTTTTCGGATTTTTATTCAATAAAATAACTCTAAAAGGCATTCTAAAAGGATTTGTTTTCTTTTTAGTTTCGTTAATTTTATGTGGTGGAATTTCTTTCGGGTTGTGGAAATTATTATTGATTATTCACCCACATTATACAGATATTTTACATGGTTTTACCTATAATGGATACACCTATATTCTTGCTTTTACATTTTTAAATTTGTGGTTGCTTTTCACAATTTACAAAAGAGCTTCAAAAGAAGAAAAAACAACAAATTTGTTAATTGCACCCATTTTTATTTGGTTGCTTATTAACTTTTTAATTGGTGTTTATTTAAAAGGAGCTAGTTTTTTTATAATTCCTGTTTTTTCTGGATTGCTAATCTTAGCCATTGCTATTTTCTTAAATTTAGAAGATAAATCGAAACGAATTTTATTTACCATTTTATCTATACCAACTATTTATATTTTTGCTCCTTGGGTAAAAATATTTCCTGTTGGTTTGGGATTAAAAATACTGTTTCTTAGTGCTATTTTTATAGTATTGATTTTTGGTTTGATGCTTCTTACATTTCATCAAAAAAAATCGTTTTGGACACAAAAATGGTCTGGAGTTTTAGCCATCTTATTTTTTGGAATTGCAACTTACAATAGCGACTTTTCTATAGATAATAAAAAACCCAACAGTTTGGTTTATATCGAAAATTCAGATGCTAAAACAGCCTACTTTGGCACCTACAATAATACTTTAGACAGTTATACCAAACAAATTTTTAAAGACAATTTTGTAAAAGGAAGCATCGAAAATGCAGAAACAAACAGCAAATACAATACCCGTTTTAAATTTCATAAAAAAACAGCTTTTAAGAATATTTCAAGTGCAAAAATTAGTATCGAACTAGATACCATTATTAATTCGAAAAGATTTTTAGAGTTGGTCGTTATTCCTAATAGAAAAATTAATAAAATAGAATTTCTTACCAAAACTGCCCTAAAAATTCAGCAATTTAAAGTAAACGATGTTTTGGTAAATAATGGCAAATCTTATAAAGTTAAAAACGGCACTTTTTTAACGTATTATTTAGCAAAACAAGACAAAGAGGTTGTGCTTTCTTTTGTAGTAAATGCAACCGAAAAATTAGAGCTAATTGTTAACGAAATTTCTAACGATTTACTTACCAATAAAAACTTTAATATAAAGCCAAGAACCGAAGAAATGATGCCAATGCCCTTTGTTACCAATGATGCCATTATTATTACCAAAAGATTAAAATTGTAA